One genomic segment of Flexistipes sp. includes these proteins:
- the smpB gene encoding SsrA-binding protein SmpB, which yields MKVLATNRKAYHDFEIFEKFEAGISLLGTEVKSAKNGKINLKDSHVKIRDGEAFLINCHISPYTQANIENHDPTRTRKLLLHKREINKLMGKTNEKGLTVIPLKFYLKNNLIKLEIALARGKKLHDKRETIKRKDMERDINRDLKNKYKIK from the coding sequence ATGAAAGTTTTGGCAACAAACAGAAAGGCTTATCACGATTTTGAAATTTTTGAAAAGTTTGAAGCCGGCATTTCTCTTCTGGGTACGGAAGTAAAATCGGCAAAAAACGGTAAAATTAACCTCAAAGACAGCCATGTAAAAATCAGAGATGGTGAAGCTTTTCTCATAAACTGCCATATTTCCCCATACACCCAGGCAAACATTGAGAACCACGACCCGACAAGAACAAGAAAATTACTGCTCCATAAAAGAGAAATTAACAAGTTAATGGGCAAAACGAATGAAAAAGGGCTGACAGTAATTCCTTTGAAATTTTATCTGAAAAATAACCTTATAAAATTGGAAATAGCACTGGCAAGAGGTAAGAAATTGCACGACAAAAGGGAAACGATAAAACGCAAAGACATGGAAAGAGACATCAACAGGGATCTGAAAAATAAATACAAGATAAAGTAG